The segment AAGCAGAAGGTGTCATGAGGATTCCGAGTCGGCTCAAAAATGTCGAACAGTCGGATTGTTGAAAATCGACCACAGTTATTTAGGTCACATTTCGAACACCGTCAAAGTTTCCGCAGCCTGCAAAGCTCAAAACCCAGAAAACTGTCACCAAAACGACGACAAGTTGTTTCGCAGAATGGACTTACGTCGACGAACACCCGCTAGTAGAAAAGTCTTCACTAGTGAACAATCGTGAACAGCCTGATGTGTGCGGCTTCTCGCATTGGAAGGCCAGGAATGACCGAAGCACGGATGACTCTACGAGATAGGCATAGAACGGATGACGTTGAGAGTATTGATCGTTGACGACCACGAAGTTGCGCGTAACGGGATATCGGACCTGCTGCAGGCTCAAGGTTTCTCAGTCGTCGGATCGGTATCGAGCGGCGAAGAGGCGTTGGTCCACCTAGACGAAAACTCCAACGTTGATCTGGTGCTGCTGGACATTCAGATGCCGAAGCTCGACGGTCTCAATGTGCTGCAGAAAATGCAGAACAAACATGAATCCTTGAAAGTCGTCGTGATGAGCGCCTATGACAATCCGACCTACATCGCGCGAGCGGCGGCGCTCGGCGCGGTCGATTATCTACTCAAAGGCGTCTCGTTTCAGAAAATGCACGACGCGTTGTCCTGCGTCGCAAGCGGCCTGAGTCGGCCCAGCGAAAGTCGTCTGGAAAAGATTTCCAGCTTAATGCGGCAAGAAATCGATCCTAAAGACCTGCCGCCCGAACTACCGCTAACCGGACGCGAAGCTCAAGTGCTGCGTCACATGGCACTCGGGCTTAGCAACAAAGAGATTGCCAAATCACTTAGCATTAGCGTTGAAACGGCCAAAGAACATGTGCAAAACATTTTGCGAAAGGTAGGCGCCACTGATCGCACCGACGCAGCCGTCCGAGCGGTTAAGCTGGGACTTGCTGACTAGAAACTCACTGCAGCCTAGTCGCCCAAACGTCAATCACGCCTGAGCCTAAATTCAGCCCGAGCCCGAATGAAAATGCACGGTGACAATCTGAGCAGAAGCCTGCCAGACAGCGTCAGCGTCGAACTGACCGAAGCACTCGTGACCGGCAAGCACGTTCGAATCGAACGGATCGTTTCCCAGGGTCACCAAAGTCCTGATGGTTTCTGGTACGACCAATCCGACGACGAATGGGTGGCGGTAATTCAGGGCGAAGCGACCATCGAGTTTGACGACGAAACCGAAACCTCGCGACTTGGACCGGGCGACTGGATCAACATCCCCGCTCACAAACGCCACCGGGTTGCGTGGACCTCACCAAACGAACCCACGATCTGGTTGGCGGTCTTTTCGAGCCCCGACGTTTGATTTTTTCAAGCAGCCGTCAATGAACGGGCGGCGCGTGTGGAATGCCTTAGTTCATGATAACCTGGGATGGGACACAGTTCGTTACTTCGTTGCCTAGGTTTAAATCAGGATTCTTTGACGTCGATGCTGCTAGACACCATTCGTAGTGCCGCCGACGAAGACGGCTTCGTTCTATGTGGTGTCGCACCCGCGATCGAGTCAGCTGGCCAGTCTGATTTGATCCGCTGGATCGAAGCCGGGTATGCCGGCCAGATGCAGTACCTTGCCGACCGCATCGATGCCTACCAGCATCCCGCCGGCGTACTTGACGGTGCAAAATCGATCGTCGCGTTAGCTTTTCCCTACGCATCACGAAACCCCAGCAATCGTGATCAAGCCAACTCGCCACAGGGGCACCTTTCACAGGGACACGGCAAAGTCGCTCGCTACGCGTGGTCGGGCATCGACTACCACGACGTCATTCATCCAAAACTAAAACGGATCTGCCGAATCATCAACGAGGCGGTTCCCGGTGCGGCCGCGCGAGGCGTCGTCGATACGGCACCGATCTCGGAACGCGAGATCGCCCAGTTGGCAGGCTTGGGTTGGCGCGGAAAAAACACGTTACTAATCCACCCCGGACTAGGAAGCTATTTCTTTCTGGCCTGCGTTTTAACCGACGTCGACCTACCGCTTAGTGAACCATTTTCGGCGATGCACTGCGGCACATGCACGGCATGCCTAGACGCTTGCCCCACCGATGCGTTTGTCGATGCCGGGGTTCTGGATGCCAGCCGATGTATCAGCTACCTGACGATCGAACACCGTGGCCCGATTGATCCATCGCTTAGGCCTGGGATCGGCGACTGGGCCTTCGGCTGCGATGTCTGCCAAGAAGTTTGTCCGTGGAATCGAAAGCCGTCACGCCGCGATGAACGCTCGATCCAGCCGATCGAGTCGCTTGATTTGGGTGAACTGTTCTCGATCAGTGATACGGAGTTTCGGACCCGGTTTCGCAAGTCGCCAATGTGGCGAACCCGCCGTCGCGGAATGCTGCGGAACGCAGCGATCGTGCTGGGGAACCAAGCGGATCCGTCGGCGATCGAGCCGCTATTGATTGGATTGGCCGATGAAGATCCAATCATCCGCGGTGCTTCGGTCTGGGCCCTGGGAAAGATCGGAACCGAAGCGGCAATAGCGTCTCTGCGGAACTTGCGAAAAACCGAGACGGATTCCGACGTGACTGCTGAGCTCGATGGCGCGTTAATCTGATTTCGGTATCATTGGGGCCATGTCGCGTTACGAAAAAATCAAGCGTGTGTTCTCGCGAGTCGGTCAACCGGCGGCAAGCTACGCTGCGCCTCCGTCGGCCACGGATTCAATTCGTTCAAATTCAAAGAAGAGAGAACCGATCAAGCCACGCGATCCGGCGCTGCTCAGCAAACTTGCCGGCGAAGTTGCGCTGCGAACGTTTCCTCGCCAGGAAATTGATCGGATGCAACGCGAAATTTACGACCAAACGTTGCAACTCAGCCGCGACATCAACCGGCCCAACTTCACTCGGATCAGCCGCGACGATGTGATGCGAATGATTCGCATGTATGACGACCGTTTTTTCGACGGTAAAGTCCTCCCCATCGCGATGGCCGAAGGTTTAACCTTTGGCGTCTCGTCGCGAATGACTAGCGTCGCCGGAAAGATGGTCACTCACTACCCGAGCGGCAAACGAACCGGTCCGCGTAAATTCGAACTGATCCTGTCATCCACTCTGCTGTTCCAAACTTTCGAAGACGTCAATCGTCCAGTCGAAGTCACCGGACGGCAATGTCGTGATCGCTTGGAAGCGATGCAGCGAGTGACCGAACACGAGTTCACGCATCTGATCGAGATGTTGATTTGGAACGATGGAAATTGCAGCGAATCACGTTTTCAATCGATCGCGAATCGCTACTTCGCTCATACGGACTACCGTCATCAACTGATCACCCAGCGAGAACGCGCAGCGATCAAGTTTGACATCCGAGTTGGCGACAAAGTGAAGTTCAAGGCGGACGGAAAAGTGGTGATGGGCCGCGTCAACCGAATCACCCGACGAGCGACCGTGCTGGTCGCGGACCCCAAAGGCGAACCGTTCAGCGATGGCAAGCGATACACCAAATTCTATGTTCCGCTAGAACGACTCGCTAAAGCATAGCCAGGGCCATCAAGTACCGCCCGCCTGAACGCGTTGCTAGCAACAGACATCCTTTTCGGCTTGCCGCCGCAGGAGCTCGCCGATAGGCTGAAGACTCGGAACATGAAGTTTCACGAAAAGGTCCATGGAGGGCGAGCGCGTGTTGAAACGGCGATCGATTCGAACCAAGCTCATAATCGCGTTGACACTGCTGTCCGCGATCGTCTTGCTTCTCGCATTTAGCGGGTTCTGGGGCCTCAACCGATACCGACGATTGGCCGATGCCGTCAGTCAGCGGGCCGTTGAAATTCCGTTCATCAATGACTTGAATCGCTACGCTCTGTTCATGCGTGAGAGCAACGTACGGACCAGCGAAATCCGCACGCATGAGGGCATGATCCATTCGTCGCCCTTGGTGGATCCGCTGATCAATATCGAACAATTCGAACGCGACCAATTTGACCAGGCAAGCATCTCGTTCAACATCATTCTGCAGCGATACGCGGCATTCATCGAACCGCGAACCAAATCGACCGCGTTGCTGGTCAATCACGACCGGCAAAAACAAAGCATCAAAGATATGCAGGTGGCGTACGAGGCGCTCGAATCGTATCGCCGTGAACCACAAACGACCGAAACGTTTCGTCGCCCTGATCTCAGAGAACCGCTGGACAGGTTAGTCGATTTGACCGACGAGCACTTGACGATGATTCATGGCTCGATGGCCGACGTCAGCAACGATGTTCGCGGACAGTATCGTACCTGGATCGCGATTGCCTGGTTCTGCACGGTGATGGCGATCGTGATCATGGCGATTCTGCTGTGGTCGCTCAACTCACTCGTGGTCAAACCGTTCCGCACGTTGCTGGTGGGATCGCGGTTGGTTGCCGGCGGTGAGTTCAAACACCGCATCGATCTTGGCACCGGTGATGAACTAAGTGAACTCGCCGAATCGATGAACGAGATGACTGACCGTTTTCAAAAGGCATACGACACAGTTGAGTCTTGGTGCCAAAACCTCGACATGCAAGTTCGCGAACGCACTCGCGAAGTGATCCAAAACGAACAACTCGCCAGTGTCGGTTTTTTGGCGGCCGGCGTCGCTCACGAAATCAACAATCCGCTAGCCGCGATCGCGTGGAGTAGCGAGTCACTTCAATCTCGGGTTGCCGAGTTGGCGATGGTGCCAGCATCCGAACGATTGGTCGACGATGAACTGTACGAGTCACTCTCGACCAACCTGAAACGGATCGAAGACGAAGCGTATCGCTGCAAAGGCATCACCGAACGATTGCTCGACTTTAGCCGTTTGAACGAAGTGCGCCGTGCGCCAACCGACTTGTCTGAATTGATTCAAGACGTGGTCGCAATGGTCGGTACGGTTGGCAAGTTTCGCTGCAAAACGATTCGCACGCACACCAGCGGGAAAGTCGTTGCCGAGGTGAATCCGCAAGAGATTCGCCAAGTGGTCTTAAACCTAGTCACCAACGCGCTCGAAAGCGTCGACCACGACGGCGCCGTCGACGTGCATGTTCGTGGCGATGATCAATGGGCATCGATCATTGTCGAAGACAATGGTTGCGGAATGACCCAAGAAGTGATGCAGCACCTTTTCGAACCGTTCTTCACACGCCGGCGTGACGGAACGGGCACGGGACTCGGGCTCAGCATTACCTATCGAATCATTTCCCAGCACGGCGGATCCCTAGTTCCGCACAGTGACGGCGAAGGTCGCGGTTCCCGCATGGAATTGTCGCTACCCTACCAACCCAGCGACACTGACATCACCGGCAGCCACCGGATCCTGCAAGCTGCCTAAGAAACCGCGGATCAAACCAGTCCTGGACCTCAAGTTCCTGCGCATCCAACCAAACCTCATCGCTGCCAAAAACATGTCCAAAAGCAAATCCAACCAACCGCCGGCAATGCACATCCTGTTTGCCGACGACGAAAAGAACTTGCAAGAACTGATGCGACAAGAATTGCCTCGCATGGGTTACTCAGTCACTGTTTGCCCGGACGGCTTAACAGCAGTTGCGGCACTCGAAAAAGAATCGTTCGACTGCTTGTTGGTCGACCTCGACATGCCCGGAATGAACGGCATCGACGTGATCGGCAAGGCGCGCGAACTGCGTCCCGAAATCGAAGCGGTCGTGATGACGGGCAAACCCAGCCAAGAAACGGCGATCGCGGCGCTGCGTCATCAAGCATTCGATTACTTGACCAAGCCTTGCCGACTGGCCGACATTGCCGGCCTGTTGGGCCGAGTCAATGAACGACGCCAAAACAAAAAGCAACTGACCGCGCTGAACCTGCGTCTGCGCCACGCCGAAGGCGACTCGCAACTTGTCGGCAGCGGAAAAGCGATGGACGCGGTCCGTTCGCTGATCGCCAAAGTGTCACCGACCGACAGTTCTGTACTGATCCGCGGTGAAACGGGATGCGGCAAAGAACTAGTCGCCCGCGCCGTACACAACGCCAGCCAACGTGCCGACAAACCACTCGTCCCAGTCAACTGTGGCGCATTGCCAGAAAACCTGATCGAAAGCGAACTGTTTGGACACTGCCGCGGTGCGTTCACGGGTGCTGACTCGGCTCGTACCGGATTGTTCGAAGTTGCCGATGGCGGTACGATTTTCTTGGACGAGATCGGCGAACTGCCACTTTCGATGCAGGCAAAACTACTGCGAGTGCTCGAGACAGGCGACATCCGCCGGCTCGGCGACAACCAGACTGTCCACGTCGATGTGCGAGTCGTCTGCGCGACTCACCGAGACCTTGAAAAGATGGTCGAGGAAGGCACATTCCGCGAGGACTTGATGTTCCGAATCAACACGTTCGAAATCCATGTTCCGGCGCTGCGAGAA is part of the Rubripirellula reticaptiva genome and harbors:
- a CDS encoding response regulator: MTLRVLIVDDHEVARNGISDLLQAQGFSVVGSVSSGEEALVHLDENSNVDLVLLDIQMPKLDGLNVLQKMQNKHESLKVVVMSAYDNPTYIARAAALGAVDYLLKGVSFQKMHDALSCVASGLSRPSESRLEKISSLMRQEIDPKDLPPELPLTGREAQVLRHMALGLSNKEIAKSLSISVETAKEHVQNILRKVGATDRTDAAVRAVKLGLAD
- a CDS encoding cupin domain-containing protein gives rise to the protein MKMHGDNLSRSLPDSVSVELTEALVTGKHVRIERIVSQGHQSPDGFWYDQSDDEWVAVIQGEATIEFDDETETSRLGPGDWINIPAHKRHRVAWTSPNEPTIWLAVFSSPDV
- the queG gene encoding tRNA epoxyqueuosine(34) reductase QueG, producing the protein MLLDTIRSAADEDGFVLCGVAPAIESAGQSDLIRWIEAGYAGQMQYLADRIDAYQHPAGVLDGAKSIVALAFPYASRNPSNRDQANSPQGHLSQGHGKVARYAWSGIDYHDVIHPKLKRICRIINEAVPGAAARGVVDTAPISEREIAQLAGLGWRGKNTLLIHPGLGSYFFLACVLTDVDLPLSEPFSAMHCGTCTACLDACPTDAFVDAGVLDASRCISYLTIEHRGPIDPSLRPGIGDWAFGCDVCQEVCPWNRKPSRRDERSIQPIESLDLGELFSISDTEFRTRFRKSPMWRTRRRGMLRNAAIVLGNQADPSAIEPLLIGLADEDPIIRGASVWALGKIGTEAAIASLRNLRKTETDSDVTAELDGALI
- a CDS encoding sensor histidine kinase produces the protein MTLLSAIVLLLAFSGFWGLNRYRRLADAVSQRAVEIPFINDLNRYALFMRESNVRTSEIRTHEGMIHSSPLVDPLINIEQFERDQFDQASISFNIILQRYAAFIEPRTKSTALLVNHDRQKQSIKDMQVAYEALESYRREPQTTETFRRPDLREPLDRLVDLTDEHLTMIHGSMADVSNDVRGQYRTWIAIAWFCTVMAIVIMAILLWSLNSLVVKPFRTLLVGSRLVAGGEFKHRIDLGTGDELSELAESMNEMTDRFQKAYDTVESWCQNLDMQVRERTREVIQNEQLASVGFLAAGVAHEINNPLAAIAWSSESLQSRVAELAMVPASERLVDDELYESLSTNLKRIEDEAYRCKGITERLLDFSRLNEVRRAPTDLSELIQDVVAMVGTVGKFRCKTIRTHTSGKVVAEVNPQEIRQVVLNLVTNALESVDHDGAVDVHVRGDDQWASIIVEDNGCGMTQEVMQHLFEPFFTRRRDGTGTGLGLSITYRIISQHGGSLVPHSDGEGRGSRMELSLPYQPSDTDITGSHRILQAA
- a CDS encoding sigma-54-dependent transcriptional regulator; this encodes MHILFADDEKNLQELMRQELPRMGYSVTVCPDGLTAVAALEKESFDCLLVDLDMPGMNGIDVIGKARELRPEIEAVVMTGKPSQETAIAALRHQAFDYLTKPCRLADIAGLLGRVNERRQNKKQLTALNLRLRHAEGDSQLVGSGKAMDAVRSLIAKVSPTDSSVLIRGETGCGKELVARAVHNASQRADKPLVPVNCGALPENLIESELFGHCRGAFTGADSARTGLFEVADGGTIFLDEIGELPLSMQAKLLRVLETGDIRRLGDNQTVHVDVRVVCATHRDLEKMVEEGTFREDLMFRINTFEIHVPALRERTEDIPVLARHLLRRHRTDGSDDQLFSPEALEQLLSHRWPGNVRELANVIEHAAILCDAMPIGAEDLPRHFGKRQLRKEIRDSGPMTLRDLEMLAIDKAIERNDGNKPAAAEELGVSLKTLYNKLNAAEEKKLAG